A region from the candidate division WOR-3 bacterium genome encodes:
- a CDS encoding VWA-like domain-containing protein, translated as MRTKEFEKAIVKVVMEHPFFRRLLLETVFEEDSNIPTACVYGDGRFKINTEWFKNLTVSDRVFVILHEILHIALCHFIRLNNRDITLWNIATDLAINSMLVNMGFEINKLKETSLFPEKFGFEKCLSAEKYYSLLIQNFEEIKKSGYLYLKGFDSHYPCDNQITDLVERKYSKVLGEVWNMIKSKGNLPGWFQEFVEELKEPKINWRVMLGKFLIQNIRVKTEWTRPNRRYLAYDIIYPTRRQKILELVIAVDTSGSISSEDLKDFFSEINGILNSFNFYHIYLIQNDAKIQKVEEIKYPDKLPDTIEIIGRGGTDFRPVFKYLEEKRIILPLIFFTDLLGNFPDKAPQFPVLWISTTKKKAPFGITVRYKR; from the coding sequence ATGAGAACAAAGGAATTTGAAAAGGCAATTGTAAAAGTGGTGATGGAGCACCCTTTTTTCAGAAGACTCTTATTAGAAACAGTTTTTGAAGAAGACTCGAATATACCCACTGCCTGTGTTTACGGGGACGGAAGATTTAAGATTAACACAGAATGGTTCAAAAATCTAACTGTATCTGATAGAGTTTTTGTTATACTCCATGAAATTTTGCATATTGCTTTATGTCACTTCATAAGATTAAATAATAGAGATATAACTTTATGGAACATAGCAACAGACCTTGCAATCAACTCTATGCTTGTGAATATGGGATTTGAAATTAATAAACTTAAAGAAACATCATTATTTCCCGAAAAGTTTGGTTTTGAAAAATGTCTATCAGCAGAAAAATACTATAGCCTTTTAATTCAAAATTTTGAAGAAATAAAAAAATCAGGATATCTTTACTTAAAAGGATTTGACAGCCATTACCCCTGTGATAACCAAATCACAGATTTAGTTGAAAGAAAATACAGTAAAGTATTAGGTGAAGTCTGGAATATGATAAAATCAAAGGGGAATTTACCAGGATGGTTTCAGGAGTTTGTGGAAGAGCTAAAGGAACCAAAAATTAACTGGAGGGTTATGCTTGGTAAATTTTTAATTCAGAATATAAGAGTGAAAACAGAATGGACAAGACCAAATAGAAGATATCTTGCTTACGATATTATTTATCCAACAAGAAGACAAAAAATTTTGGAGTTAGTTATCGCTGTCGATACATCAGGCTCAATTAGTAGTGAAGATTTAAAGGATTTCTTCAGTGAAATTAATGGTATTTTGAATTCTTTCAATTTTTATCATATTTATCTAATTCAGAATGATGCTAAAATTCAAAAAGTAGAAGAAATAAAATATCCTGATAAATTACCTGATACTATTGAAATAATTGGCAGAGGCGGAACAGATTTTAGACCAGTATTTAAGTATCTTGAAGAAAAAAGAATTATACTCCCTCTTATATTTTTCACAGATTTGTTGGGGAATTTTCCGGATAAGGCTCCACAATTTCCAGTGTTATGGATTTCAACAACAAAAAAGAAAGCCCCTTTTGGAATAACGGTAAGATATAAAAGGTAG
- a CDS encoding MoxR family ATPase: MKLLKRNKSVNIKGLKKLLVDIVKKILEGKAYEIPALFIWGPPGVGKSTIIKEVAKEYNLEVIDLRLAQIDPADLRGIPFPDKDTKRLVWWIPEFFPTDGKGFLFLDELNLADLSIQATAYQLVLDRRVGNYKLPDGWYVIAAGNRKEDAVNVFDMPDPLVSRFIHIEVEPDLDVWIEWAVEKGISEEIIAYLKYKPDNFINTKPDRISIAYPCPRTWEFANTILKLTKDVEMIALAVGNPVAADFIAFLEVYRELPDIEKALETGEINFPPREKTSIWWAISTALGLRPKNQKHIDNVAKILLEIRKNFVEYGSYILNLILKDNEKGLMLMKSRFYKELREAYFDSLL; encoded by the coding sequence ATGAAACTTTTAAAAAGAAATAAATCGGTAAATATAAAAGGATTAAAAAAATTACTTGTTGATATAGTAAAAAAAATATTAGAAGGAAAAGCATATGAAATACCAGCTCTTTTCATATGGGGACCTCCTGGTGTCGGTAAATCAACAATCATTAAAGAGGTGGCAAAAGAATATAATTTAGAAGTTATAGATTTGAGACTCGCACAAATTGACCCCGCTGATCTTAGAGGCATTCCATTCCCAGATAAAGATACAAAAAGATTAGTCTGGTGGATCCCAGAATTCTTCCCAACAGATGGAAAAGGTTTCCTCTTTTTAGATGAGTTAAATTTAGCAGACCTTTCAATTCAAGCAACTGCCTATCAACTTGTTCTTGATAGAAGAGTTGGTAATTACAAACTCCCTGACGGCTGGTATGTAATAGCAGCTGGAAATAGAAAAGAAGATGCGGTAAATGTGTTTGATATGCCTGACCCTTTGGTTTCAAGATTTATTCATATAGAAGTAGAACCAGACCTTGATGTCTGGATTGAATGGGCAGTAGAAAAGGGAATATCCGAAGAAATAATTGCTTATTTGAAATATAAACCCGATAATTTTATTAACACAAAGCCTGATAGAATTTCAATTGCTTATCCCTGCCCAAGAACATGGGAATTTGCAAATACAATCTTGAAATTGACAAAAGATGTAGAAATGATTGCACTTGCTGTTGGAAACCCTGTTGCTGCTGATTTTATTGCTTTTTTAGAAGTATACAGGGAGTTGCCTGATATAGAAAAAGCTTTAGAGACAGGAGAAATAAATTTTCCACCCCGCGAAAAAACCTCCATATGGTGGGCTATTTCAACTGCTTTAGGCTTAAGACCTAAAAATCAAAAACATATAGATAATGTTGCAAAAATTTTACTTGAGATTAGAAAAAATTTTGTTGAATATGGTTCGTATATATTGAATTTAATTCTCAAAGATAATGAAAAGGGGTTAATGCTCATGAAAAGCAGATTTTATAAGGAGTTAAGAGAAGCATATTTTGATTCTCTGCTTTAA
- a CDS encoding DUF5618 family protein — MENLKVNPEEIEEIKEEARKFYKNAKETLKKSPLDEDTKIFEEMKYVQEAYGALWLSILKALDYALLTTGKIDKDKLPESSDGYRDYINKYLLHKNGKLRKIFESLYKGIHIAGYYRGLKETKREINADFENAKEFLQKLGIEVED, encoded by the coding sequence ATGGAAAATTTAAAAGTAAATCCAGAAGAAATTGAAGAAATAAAAGAAGAAGCAAGGAAATTTTATAAAAATGCAAAAGAAACATTAAAAAAATCTCCTTTGGATGAGGACACAAAAATTTTTGAAGAAATGAAATATGTTCAAGAGGCTTATGGAGCTTTATGGCTTTCTATTTTAAAGGCTCTTGATTATGCATTATTAACAACAGGAAAAATAGATAAAGATAAATTGCCTGAAAGTTCTGATGGATATAGAGATTATATAAATAAATATTTATTGCATAAAAATGGAAAATTGAGAAAAATATTTGAAAGTTTATATAAAGGAATTCATATTGCAGGGTATTATAGAGGATTGAAAGAAACAAAAAGAGAAATAAATGCAGATTTTGAAAATGCAAAAGAATTTTTACAAAAATTAGGAATAGAAGTTGAAGATTAG